The Clostridioides difficile genome has a segment encoding these proteins:
- a CDS encoding polysaccharide deacetylase has product MKIKDNKTVFHVIIRVFLVAVLILTGTLLEEKINNVPVENLNTKDKTTLELLSQNNTLGEIIYKTSQEGRKGPGVTSEKVAYITIDDGPSKYTNALLDILKENDVKATFFMLNQNMKNHKEEVKRVLEEKNSIGFHSVSHDIHKLYKSPEITVGEFDTCNKTLQDITGQSSKLIRLPYGSKPYMPEGSYDKLMANDYLIWDWNLDTQDWKSSTSQIVSNILYYGRKRDELVVLIHEKEQSVNALNNMIRILKERGYTILPITENVMPKNFWQENL; this is encoded by the coding sequence ATGAAAATTAAAGATAATAAAACTGTTTTTCATGTAATTATACGTGTATTTCTTGTAGCTGTTTTAATTTTAACTGGGACATTATTAGAAGAAAAAATTAACAATGTTCCAGTTGAAAATCTCAATACGAAAGATAAAACTACATTAGAATTACTTTCTCAAAATAACACTTTAGGAGAAATTATATATAAAACATCTCAGGAAGGCAGGAAAGGACCAGGGGTTACATCTGAAAAAGTTGCATACATAACAATAGATGATGGACCATCAAAATATACAAATGCATTATTAGATATTTTAAAAGAAAATGATGTCAAAGCGACATTTTTCATGCTTAATCAAAATATGAAAAACCACAAAGAAGAGGTGAAGAGAGTCTTAGAAGAAAAAAATTCAATAGGATTTCATAGTGTAAGTCATGATATACATAAGTTGTATAAGAGCCCAGAAATAACAGTTGGAGAATTTGACACATGTAATAAAACGCTACAAGATATAACTGGTCAAAGCTCAAAATTAATAAGGTTACCATATGGAAGTAAGCCATATATGCCAGAAGGTTCATATGATAAGCTTATGGCAAATGATTACCTAATTTGGGATTGGAATCTAGATACACAAGACTGGAAATCATCTACAAGTCAAATAGTTAGTAACATCTTATATTATGGAAGGAAAAGAGATGAATTAGTAGTATTAATTCATGAAAAAGAACAAAGTGTAAATGCTTTAAATAATATGATAAGAATTTTAAAAGAGAGGGGATATACTATATTACCAATCACAGAGAATGTTATGCCTAAAAATTTCTGGCAAGAAAACCTATAG
- the phoU gene encoding phosphate signaling complex protein PhoU: protein MVNNSLDISIDTLKEQTVLMMEKCEEAIEKSVTCMIEKDLEGARKVVDDDEKINKLREEIRDKSIELIVLKQPMARDLRFIYSLGNISIELERIGDYAANIAREMLKIGGEAYIKELIDIPKMAKECKNMMSQTREALISFDASIAYNVGSKDDIVDDLYEQVQIDCLKIMHENSNTIDQGVKLLLIGRYLERIGDHITNVCEKIIFAIEGKMVEIG, encoded by the coding sequence ATGGTCAATAACAGTTTAGATATAAGCATTGATACTTTAAAAGAACAGACAGTACTTATGATGGAAAAATGTGAAGAGGCAATAGAAAAGTCTGTAACTTGTATGATAGAAAAAGATTTAGAAGGTGCAAGAAAAGTAGTAGATGATGATGAAAAAATAAATAAATTGAGAGAAGAAATAAGAGATAAAAGTATAGAATTAATAGTGCTTAAACAACCAATGGCTAGAGATTTAAGATTTATTTATTCTTTGGGAAACATATCAATAGAATTAGAACGAATTGGAGATTATGCAGCAAATATAGCTAGAGAAATGTTGAAAATAGGTGGAGAAGCGTATATAAAAGAGTTGATAGATATACCTAAAATGGCAAAGGAATGTAAGAATATGATGTCTCAAACTAGAGAGGCTTTAATATCATTTGATGCAAGTATAGCTTATAATGTTGGAAGTAAAGATGACATTGTAGATGATTTATATGAGCAAGTACAGATTGATTGTTTAAAAATAATGCATGAGAATTCAAATACGATAGATCAAGGAGTAAAACTTTTACTTATAGGAAGATACCTTGAACGAATTGGAGACCATATAACAAACGTATGTGAAAAAATAATCTTTGCAATTGAGGGTAAAATGGTAGAGATAGGATAA
- a CDS encoding aromatic acid exporter family protein, with amino-acid sequence MKLQKMGMRTIKTGISVTLCMLLGNYLVENMFYSLVACIISVQDTVKGSLKTGINRVEGTILGGIIGFLFAITKAGDPFLCGLGVMCSIYLCNLFKIKSVVVACVTFLAIHLGVGNNDPVYYSLHRVLDTSVGVLFGVLVNYYVARPNYLISVIDEFKKIEELSMLLIEEKILRKENLDVEKFEEEVEKLEGIYSKLIDELDYSLSETNIEKIENALRICREIHFHMQSIELLENKLYLKEHTYKYLKKIYGVDELDWNVDEEKSPVFNYHLMKIMLEIELLKKLNKSYQ; translated from the coding sequence TTGAAACTTCAAAAGATGGGTATGAGGACTATAAAGACAGGAATTAGTGTAACTTTATGTATGCTTCTTGGTAATTATTTAGTTGAGAACATGTTCTATTCTCTAGTAGCATGTATAATTTCTGTTCAGGATACAGTGAAAGGTTCTTTAAAGACAGGAATCAATAGAGTAGAAGGTACTATCTTAGGTGGTATAATAGGATTTTTATTTGCTATCACCAAAGCAGGAGACCCATTTTTATGTGGTCTTGGTGTAATGTGTTCAATATATCTATGTAATCTGTTTAAAATAAAGTCAGTAGTTGTTGCCTGCGTAACTTTTTTAGCCATACATCTAGGTGTGGGAAATAATGACCCCGTATACTATTCTTTACACAGGGTATTAGATACGTCTGTAGGAGTTTTATTTGGTGTACTCGTTAATTATTATGTTGCTAGACCAAACTACCTAATTAGTGTTATAGATGAGTTTAAAAAGATAGAAGAACTTTCAATGTTACTTATTGAAGAAAAAATACTTAGAAAAGAAAATCTAGATGTAGAAAAATTTGAAGAAGAAGTAGAAAAGTTGGAAGGAATATATTCAAAACTTATCGATGAGCTAGACTATAGTTTAAGTGAAACCAATATAGAAAAAATAGAAAATGCCTTAAGGATATGTAGAGAAATCCACTTTCACATGCAGTCTATAGAGTTACTAGAAAACAAACTCTATTTAAAAGAGCATACATATAAATACCTTAAGAAAATATATGGTGTGGATGAACTTGATTGGAATGTAGATGAAGAAAAAAGTCCAGTGTTCAACTATCATTTAATGAAAATAATGCTTGAAATAGAATTATTGAAAAAATTAAATAAGTCATATCAATAA
- the pstA gene encoding phosphate ABC transporter permease PstA has protein sequence MRKFRENTLKLLVYLSALFTIVSLVVIVGFIFIKGIGNMNFNFLFSNYSASGDGGIFPMIITTLYTVLVSIVVATPIGILAAIYLQEYAKKGKVVTAIRFATESLSGIPSIVYGLFGGIFFVVTLKMGYSIVAGSLTVAIIILPVIIRTTEEALKTVPQSYRESSLALGATKFQTLYKVVLPSAVPGILSGVILSVGRIIGESAAILLTAGTVAKMPGGIFDSARTLTVHSYLLTKESGDIATAASIGIVLIVIVLVLNMLARFVAKKLNKANY, from the coding sequence ATGAGAAAGTTCAGAGAAAATACATTGAAATTATTAGTATACTTATCAGCATTATTTACAATAGTATCACTAGTAGTTATAGTAGGGTTTATATTTATAAAGGGAATTGGAAATATGAATTTTAATTTCTTATTTAGCAATTATTCAGCATCAGGTGATGGTGGTATATTCCCAATGATAATTACAACACTATATACTGTATTGGTTTCTATAGTTGTAGCAACTCCAATAGGAATCTTAGCAGCTATATATTTACAAGAATATGCTAAAAAAGGAAAAGTAGTTACAGCTATAAGATTTGCAACTGAAAGTTTGTCAGGAATACCATCTATAGTTTATGGATTATTTGGAGGAATCTTCTTTGTAGTTACCTTAAAAATGGGATATTCAATAGTTGCAGGGTCACTTACAGTTGCAATAATAATATTACCAGTAATAATTCGTACAACTGAAGAAGCTTTAAAGACAGTTCCTCAATCATATAGAGAGTCATCTCTAGCATTAGGAGCTACTAAATTTCAAACTTTATATAAAGTAGTACTTCCAAGTGCAGTACCAGGAATTCTATCAGGAGTAATATTGTCAGTTGGTCGTATAATTGGAGAATCAGCTGCCATACTACTTACAGCAGGTACTGTAGCTAAGATGCCAGGAGGAATATTTGATAGTGCAAGAACACTAACTGTACACTCATACTTACTAACTAAAGAGAGTGGAGACATAGCAACAGCAGCTAGTATAGGTATTGTTTTAATAGTAATTGTATTAGTACTAAATATGTTAGCAAGATTTGTTGCTAAGAAGTTAAATAAGGCTAATTATTAA
- a CDS encoding iron hydrogenase, with the protein MNTINGNSKILERYKMKLFGELVKAVWNEDTEDIENLPEKILNEDLKENLDSHLDKQFDKDTMVNLIRVTMGLDVTGDTDKNLKDALHEAVNLDEIKRPIISIISDACKYCDENNKEDESCKIRNKHINCNEEDTCSACGDCVSRCKLGAISDKIEFIPMISLLKDIKSPVYAIVAPAFVGQFGKDVSPGKLRTALKKIGFEDMIEVALAADMLTAKEAYDYYEHMKKDEEGCFITSCCCPIWVSLIQNSFPQILDKVSPSVSPMIACGRAVKILNPEAKVVFIGPCMAKKKEAMLEDIKDAVDFVLTFKELQEIFDALELNPAVMDESNRVEASLSGRVYARTGGVSKAVKLSVRRIDKNIRFKEKAFEGTKECMDGLKKVLNKEIEATFIEGMGCVGGCVGGPKRILSVEEGTKNVDEYSESTNMETPFDNLNVLQFLTSMGIKRVESLGEKEEEQVKKIFSRDIKSNKKDNKYKK; encoded by the coding sequence ATGAATACTATAAATGGGAATTCTAAAATATTAGAAAGATACAAAATGAAGCTTTTTGGAGAACTTGTAAAGGCAGTATGGAATGAGGATACAGAAGATATTGAAAACTTGCCTGAAAAAATTTTAAATGAAGACTTAAAAGAAAATTTAGATAGTCATTTAGATAAGCAATTTGATAAAGATACGATGGTGAATTTAATCAGGGTAACTATGGGATTAGATGTAACAGGAGATACAGATAAAAACCTAAAAGATGCATTGCATGAAGCTGTAAATTTAGATGAAATAAAAAGACCAATAATATCTATAATATCAGATGCTTGTAAATATTGTGATGAAAATAATAAAGAAGATGAGTCATGCAAGATAAGAAATAAGCATATTAATTGTAATGAGGAAGATACATGTAGTGCTTGTGGTGATTGTGTGTCAAGATGTAAACTGGGTGCGATATCAGACAAGATAGAATTTATACCGATGATAAGTCTATTAAAGGATATAAAGAGTCCTGTATATGCAATAGTCGCACCAGCTTTTGTAGGGCAATTTGGAAAAGATGTAAGTCCTGGTAAGTTAAGAACTGCATTAAAAAAGATAGGATTTGAAGATATGATAGAAGTTGCTTTAGCAGCAGATATGCTTACTGCAAAAGAAGCATATGACTATTATGAGCATATGAAAAAGGATGAAGAAGGGTGTTTTATAACTAGTTGTTGTTGTCCTATTTGGGTTAGCTTAATACAAAATAGTTTTCCTCAAATATTAGATAAGGTATCACCATCCGTGTCACCTATGATTGCTTGTGGTAGAGCTGTAAAAATTTTAAATCCAGAGGCTAAAGTTGTATTTATAGGTCCTTGCATGGCAAAGAAAAAAGAAGCAATGTTGGAAGATATAAAGGATGCAGTTGATTTTGTACTTACATTTAAAGAACTGCAGGAAATATTTGATGCATTAGAACTAAATCCAGCAGTAATGGATGAAAGTAATAGAGTAGAAGCATCTCTTTCAGGTAGAGTTTATGCTAGAACAGGGGGTGTAAGTAAAGCTGTTAAATTATCAGTTAGAAGAATTGATAAAAATATAAGGTTTAAGGAAAAAGCATTTGAGGGAACAAAAGAATGTATGGATGGTCTAAAGAAAGTTTTAAATAAAGAGATAGAGGCTACTTTCATAGAAGGAATGGGTTGCGTAGGAGGCTGTGTGGGAGGTCCTAAGCGTATTTTAAGTGTAGAAGAAGGAACTAAGAATGTCGATGAATACAGTGAAAGTACAAATATGGAAACCCCATTTGATAATTTAAATGTACTACAATTTTTAACTTCTATGGGAATAAAGAGAGTAGAATCATTAGGAGAAAAAGAGGAAGAGCAAGTAAAGAAAATATTTAGTAGAGACATAAAAAGTAATAAGAAGGACAATAAATATAAAAAATAA
- the pstB gene encoding phosphate ABC transporter ATP-binding protein PstB produces MELINKIKMSVKDLDLFYGDKQALNKINMDIKENKVTALIGPSGCGKSTFIRTLNRMNDLIENVTITGNISVDGEDIYTSDDVINLRTKVGMVFQKPNPFPMSIYDNVAYGPRTHGLRDKKQLDKIVEESLKGAAIWEEVKDRLKSSALGLSGGQQQRICIARAIAMRPEVILMDEPTSALDPISTLKVEELIEDLKKDYTIVIVTHNMQQAARISDETAFFLNGEVIEFSDTKTMFTTPVDKRTEDYITGRFG; encoded by the coding sequence ATGGAATTAATCAATAAAATAAAAATGAGTGTAAAAGATTTGGATTTATTTTATGGTGACAAGCAAGCACTAAATAAAATAAATATGGATATAAAAGAAAATAAAGTTACTGCTTTAATAGGTCCATCTGGATGTGGAAAATCTACTTTTATAAGAACATTAAATCGAATGAATGACTTAATAGAAAATGTAACAATTACAGGGAATATTTCTGTTGATGGAGAAGATATATATACTTCAGATGATGTTATAAACCTTCGTACAAAAGTAGGTATGGTATTTCAAAAACCTAATCCGTTTCCTATGAGTATATATGATAATGTCGCATATGGTCCTCGTACACATGGGTTAAGAGATAAAAAGCAATTAGACAAGATAGTAGAGGAAAGTTTAAAGGGAGCAGCTATTTGGGAGGAAGTTAAAGATAGGCTTAAATCATCTGCATTAGGATTATCTGGTGGGCAACAACAACGTATATGTATAGCAAGAGCAATTGCTATGAGACCAGAAGTTATACTTATGGATGAGCCTACATCTGCTTTAGACCCAATTTCAACATTAAAAGTAGAAGAACTTATAGAAGATTTAAAAAAGGACTATACAATAGTCATAGTTACACATAATATGCAACAAGCTGCTCGTATATCAGATGAAACAGCTTTTTTCCTAAATGGAGAGGTTATAGAATTTAGTGATACAAAAACTATGTTTACTACTCCTGTGGATAAAAGAACAGAAGACTATATAACAGGTAGATTTGGTTAA